From one Mesomycoplasma ovipneumoniae genomic stretch:
- a CDS encoding 16S rRNA (uracil(1498)-N(3))-methyltransferase: MFRFFVSEKQENFFILDDLNLNHIKVVRIKNENFICVFKGEFYLTKLVQNSNKAEIIEKLELNNEPKNKVILALAILKTKSFEFAIQKAVEIGVSEIWPFFSKNVSQKLEGDLRKKLKRWEQICLHSAQQSFRNLIPKINLPVNYSDILKNSVNFSQKLIAFEGEKNQTKIDQSGSDTIIIIGPEGGFDKSEIDLAQKFDFKVVSLGKRILRSETAAIFLLSKCIND, translated from the coding sequence ATGTTCCGTTTTTTTGTTAGTGAAAAACAAGAAAATTTTTTCATTCTTGATGATTTAAATTTAAATCATATTAAAGTTGTGCGAATTAAAAACGAAAATTTTATTTGTGTTTTCAAAGGTGAATTTTACCTTACAAAATTAGTTCAAAATTCAAACAAAGCTGAAATTATTGAAAAACTTGAATTAAATAATGAACCTAAAAACAAGGTTATTTTAGCACTTGCAATTCTAAAGACAAAATCTTTTGAATTTGCAATTCAAAAAGCTGTTGAAATTGGCGTCAGCGAAATTTGACCGTTTTTTAGTAAAAATGTAAGTCAAAAATTAGAGGGAGATTTAAGAAAAAAACTAAAAAGATGAGAGCAAATTTGCCTCCACAGTGCACAACAGAGTTTTCGAAATTTGATTCCAAAAATAAATTTACCTGTAAATTACAGTGATATTTTGAAAAACTCTGTTAATTTTAGTCAAAAATTAATCGCCTTTGAAGGTGAGAAAAACCAAACAAAAATAGACCAGTCAGGAAGCGATACAATTATAATAATCGGTCCTGAGGGCGGTTTTGATAAGTCAGAAATAGATTTAGCCCAAAAATTTGATTTTAAAGTTGTGTCTTTAGGCAAAAGAATTTTACGCTCTGAAACAGCAGCAATTTTTTTATTAAGTAAGTGCATAAATGATTAA
- the alaS gene encoding alanine--tRNA ligase, which translates to MKKLSANEVRQLWFDFFQQKNHLLIESKPLVPQNDDSLLWINSGVAALKDYFIGKKIPPSKRLVNSQKALRTNDIENVGQTSRHHTLFEMLGNFSIGDYFKLEAIDFAFEFLTKWLELDPEKLYITYYDSDFETLNKWKSLGFPENRLIPGGKKTNFWDLGQGPCGPCTEIYFDRGEKFDARGDELIRNDIENDRFIEIWNIVFSEFNNDGEQNYSPLMSKNIDTGAGFERIVSILQNGPTNYDTDLFLPIIAEIQKYTNFKYDIENYFKKDAKQAQINKSFRLIADHIRAISAAVNDGVMPSNLHRGYIIRRLIRRAYWNGKKLGISEEFLHKLVPIVAKTLNANFDIEKIESVIYHEEKNFIKTLEIGHELLENEIKKTEGQISPEIVFKLFVTYGFPPELTQEILQEKNISFDLKSLEEYHEKHAQISRANIKKGMGKVIDSLNQVKSQISEFIGYEFHKTETKIAFLANQFNEIDQTSEGEISYVIFEKTPFYATAGGQKHDQGYIIQGNKKIEIIDVFKDKFLNNVHVFEGKLSKNLPVILELNSDNRLNLERNHSATHLLFASLRAEFGPQIKQLGSDNNEERLTFDFPCAQKPSKEQIKSVENRVNSYISKQVQREYLVTNLEKAQKLNAIMTLEESEYMDPNALRLVVFPGITTDLCGGTHIQNTKLLEKFTILSYQTKGSGIYRIRAVSSFAKNVEFLKQNIELLKFQISSLVNKIAKISQDFTFDFPSFTDLDLEFEHLTKIEEELKEKYKKILKNQDISQSLELNSENFVDINQNKFYIDLEFNSKNLKQSAATFRQKNPKSTFILAANLEDENYLITVASFNLESNVILEKIMEIYDGAGGGNSKIAQAKIKKKPIKDDIIKLLWALDPEF; encoded by the coding sequence ATGAAAAAATTATCAGCTAATGAAGTTCGTCAACTTTGATTTGATTTTTTTCAGCAAAAAAATCATCTTCTTATAGAATCTAAACCGCTTGTTCCCCAAAATGATGATTCACTTCTTTGAATTAATTCAGGAGTTGCGGCGTTAAAAGATTATTTTATTGGTAAAAAAATTCCACCTTCAAAACGACTTGTTAATTCGCAAAAAGCACTAAGAACTAATGATATTGAAAATGTTGGCCAAACCTCAAGGCATCACACTTTGTTTGAAATGCTAGGAAATTTTTCAATTGGCGACTATTTTAAACTTGAAGCAATTGATTTTGCCTTTGAATTTTTGACTAAATGGTTAGAATTAGACCCTGAAAAACTTTATATAACATATTATGATAGTGATTTTGAGACTTTAAATAAATGGAAAAGTTTAGGTTTTCCTGAAAATAGACTTATTCCCGGCGGTAAAAAAACTAATTTTTGAGACTTAGGTCAAGGTCCTTGTGGTCCGTGTACCGAAATTTATTTTGACCGTGGTGAAAAATTTGATGCTCGTGGCGATGAATTAATAAGAAATGACATCGAAAATGACCGTTTTATCGAAATTTGAAACATTGTTTTTTCAGAATTTAATAACGACGGAGAACAAAATTATTCGCCTTTAATGTCAAAAAATATCGATACTGGTGCAGGTTTTGAAAGAATCGTCTCAATTTTGCAAAATGGTCCAACTAATTATGATACAGATTTATTTTTGCCAATTATTGCAGAAATCCAAAAGTACACTAATTTTAAATACGATATTGAAAATTATTTTAAAAAAGATGCAAAACAAGCCCAAATCAATAAAAGTTTTAGACTAATTGCTGACCACATTCGCGCAATAAGTGCCGCAGTAAATGATGGAGTTATGCCATCAAATTTACACCGAGGCTATATAATTAGGCGTTTAATTAGAAGAGCTTATTGAAACGGGAAAAAATTAGGAATTTCAGAAGAGTTTTTACACAAATTGGTTCCAATTGTCGCTAAAACGCTGAATGCTAATTTTGATATTGAAAAAATTGAGTCCGTGATTTATCATGAAGAAAAAAATTTTATAAAAACTCTTGAAATCGGCCATGAACTTTTAGAAAATGAGATAAAAAAAACTGAAGGCCAAATTTCACCAGAAATTGTTTTTAAACTTTTTGTTACTTACGGATTTCCTCCTGAACTAACTCAGGAAATTCTTCAAGAAAAAAATATCAGTTTTGACCTTAAATCATTAGAAGAATATCACGAAAAACACGCTCAAATTTCCCGTGCAAATATTAAAAAAGGCATGGGAAAAGTTATTGATTCTTTAAATCAAGTTAAGTCACAAATTTCAGAATTTATAGGTTATGAATTTCACAAAACTGAAACAAAAATTGCTTTTTTAGCAAATCAATTTAATGAAATTGACCAAACTTCTGAAGGCGAAATTTCATATGTAATTTTTGAAAAAACTCCATTTTATGCAACAGCCGGTGGTCAAAAACATGATCAGGGTTATATAATTCAAGGCAACAAAAAAATTGAAATTATTGACGTTTTTAAAGATAAATTTTTAAATAATGTCCATGTTTTTGAAGGTAAACTGTCAAAAAATTTACCGGTAATTTTAGAGTTAAATTCAGACAACCGTTTGAATTTAGAGCGAAATCACTCAGCAACTCACCTTTTATTTGCTTCACTTCGGGCAGAATTTGGTCCTCAAATTAAGCAACTTGGTTCTGATAATAATGAAGAACGACTGACTTTTGACTTTCCTTGTGCTCAAAAACCTTCAAAAGAACAAATAAAATCTGTTGAAAATCGTGTAAATTCATATATAAGTAAACAAGTTCAGCGTGAATATTTAGTCACAAACCTAGAAAAAGCCCAAAAACTAAATGCAATTATGACATTAGAAGAATCAGAATACATGGATCCTAATGCACTTCGGCTTGTAGTTTTTCCTGGAATTACAACAGATTTATGTGGTGGAACTCACATTCAAAACACTAAATTATTAGAAAAATTCACAATTTTATCCTACCAAACTAAGGGTTCAGGAATTTACCGGATTCGTGCGGTTAGCTCTTTTGCCAAAAATGTTGAGTTTTTAAAGCAAAATATTGAACTTTTAAAGTTTCAAATTAGTTCATTAGTTAATAAAATTGCAAAAATTAGTCAAGATTTTACCTTTGATTTTCCAAGTTTTACTGATTTAGATTTAGAATTTGAGCACTTGACAAAAATTGAAGAAGAGCTCAAAGAAAAATACAAAAAAATCCTAAAAAATCAAGATATTTCTCAATCATTAGAATTAAATTCAGAAAATTTTGTTGACATTAATCAAAATAAGTTCTACATTGATTTGGAATTTAATTCCAAAAATCTAAAACAATCAGCAGCTACTTTTAGACAAAAAAACCCAAAATCTACATTTATTTTAGCTGCAAATCTCGAAGATGAAAATTATTTAATTACAGTTGCATCTTTTAACTTAGAATCAAATGTTATTCTTGAAAAAATTATGGAAATTTACGATGGTGCAGGAGGTGGAAATTCTAAAATAGCGCAGGCAAAAATCAAGAAAAAACCTATAAAAGACGATATAATTAAGCTTTTATGAGCATTAGACCCAGAGTTTTAG
- the ruvX gene encoding Holliday junction resolvase RuvX: MSIRPRVLALDLGVKSCGFAISDSDWKISLPLEQYNFNRYDFARVIARIGFWLDQYSVSTLVLGYPLTLSGKISPRTIMVEEFAQLIKKHYKIQLFFQDERLSSKEANSILIDSGLSFKKRQKIIDKLAAQIILERFLQTQNGYEK, translated from the coding sequence ATGAGCATTAGACCCAGAGTTTTAGCGCTTGATTTAGGGGTTAAGTCTTGCGGCTTTGCAATTTCTGATTCAGATTGGAAAATTTCTTTGCCCCTTGAGCAATATAATTTTAATAGGTATGATTTTGCAAGAGTTATTGCGCGAATTGGTTTTTGATTGGATCAATATTCCGTTTCTACTCTTGTTTTAGGTTATCCTTTGACTTTATCAGGTAAAATTTCGCCAAGAACAATTATGGTTGAAGAATTTGCTCAATTAATAAAAAAACACTATAAAATACAGCTTTTTTTCCAAGATGAGCGACTTTCTTCCAAGGAAGCAAACTCAATTTTAATTGACTCAGGCTTGTCCTTTAAAAAGCGACAAAAAATTATTGACAAATTAGCAGCTCAAATTATACTTGAAAGATTTTTACAAACACAAAATGGATATGAAAAATAA
- the pth gene encoding aminoacyl-tRNA hydrolase has product MKLIVGLGNPGEKYAQTKHNVGFWVLDLLAEKLGLTFDQKTENGVFCKTSDFILAKPTTYMNKSGDFVFELVQFYKINILDVIIVYDDMNFEIGQALIRATGSAGGQRGMENIIEKCGTKDIKRLKIGISRAENSKEYVLSPFENQDKIKVKQVVDQAADILIFYLSNSFMTTVQKFNANKNKV; this is encoded by the coding sequence ATGAAACTAATTGTTGGACTTGGTAATCCAGGTGAAAAATACGCTCAAACAAAACATAATGTTGGATTTTGAGTTCTTGATTTATTAGCTGAAAAACTCGGACTGACCTTTGATCAAAAAACTGAAAATGGTGTTTTTTGTAAAACAAGTGATTTTATTCTTGCAAAACCAACAACATACATGAATAAATCAGGTGATTTTGTCTTTGAATTAGTCCAATTTTACAAAATTAACATTCTTGATGTGATAATCGTCTATGATGATATGAATTTTGAAATTGGCCAGGCACTAATTAGAGCAACAGGAAGTGCAGGTGGCCAGCGAGGAATGGAAAATATTATTGAAAAATGTGGTACTAAAGATATAAAAAGACTAAAAATTGGTATTTCGCGGGCCGAAAATTCTAAGGAATACGTGCTTAGTCCTTTTGAAAATCAAGACAAAATTAAAGTTAAACAAGTTGTTGATCAAGCCGCTGACATTCTTATTTTTTATTTATCAAATAGTTTTATGACTACGGTTCAAAAATTTAATGCTAACAAAAACAAGGTCTAA